A stretch of Pseudolysobacter antarcticus DNA encodes these proteins:
- the rdgB gene encoding RdgB/HAM1 family non-canonical purine NTP pyrophosphatase has translation MTTADNRIVLASSNPGKLAEIRELLADLPYNLVAQAELGITEIPETGFTFVENALLKARNASRLSGLPALSDDSGLLVDVLNGAPGLKSARYAGEKATPANNNAKLVEALKGVPALQRSAQFYCVIVFLRHARDPAPLICQGVWHGRILEEPRGTGGFGYDSLFLEPGLEQTAAEMEAAMKNLVSHRSRALADLRSGLARR, from the coding sequence GTGACAACCGCAGACAACCGTATCGTGCTTGCCAGCAGCAATCCTGGCAAGCTCGCCGAGATTCGCGAACTGCTCGCGGATCTTCCGTACAACCTCGTGGCGCAGGCCGAACTCGGCATTACGGAAATTCCCGAAACCGGTTTCACTTTCGTCGAGAACGCGCTGCTCAAGGCGCGCAATGCATCGCGGCTTAGCGGACTGCCGGCGTTGTCCGACGATTCCGGTTTGCTGGTGGATGTATTGAACGGCGCACCTGGCCTCAAGTCCGCGCGGTATGCCGGCGAAAAAGCCACTCCGGCGAACAACAATGCCAAGCTGGTCGAAGCGCTCAAGGGCGTGCCGGCATTGCAACGCAGCGCGCAGTTTTATTGCGTGATCGTATTCCTGCGTCATGCGCGCGACCCGGCACCACTGATCTGCCAAGGCGTCTGGCACGGGCGCATTCTCGAAGAACCGCGCGGCACAGGCGGCTTCGGTTACGACTCGCTGTTCCTCGAACCCGGCCTCGAACAAACCGCGGCGGAAATGGAAGCGGCGATGAAAAATCTCGTCAGCCACCGCTCGCGTGCGCTGGCGGATTTGCGCAGCGGCCTGGCGCGGCGCTGA
- a CDS encoding CPXCG motif-containing cysteine-rich protein: MLDFVNLTCPYCGESFETPVDSSAGSQRYVEDCAVCCRPIEVFVSVDDAGELLDVQTSTDNE; encoded by the coding sequence ATGCTCGATTTCGTCAATCTCACCTGCCCGTATTGCGGCGAAAGTTTCGAGACACCGGTGGATTCGTCCGCCGGTTCGCAGCGTTATGTCGAAGATTGCGCAGTCTGTTGTCGACCAATCGAGGTGTTTGTTTCAGTCGATGATGCCGGTGAGCTTTTGGACGTCCAGACGTCTACCGATAACGAATAG
- a CDS encoding ECF-type sigma factor: MLEALPITSPPRASEVVMPEITEVFEAVDDKGVVVDVLWSAAYAELKALAHLRIRDSGSVRVIDTTALVHESWLKLSSARYLKVDNRYQFFSYASKVMRSVVVDIAKEQQRLKRGHGALHLALDQLGLDAAGLASLDGSADAVDHCEPLDVDEALRALEKFEPRLAHMTEMRYFGGLSENEIGEVLGISPRTVRRDWEKARLLLRDLLAG; the protein is encoded by the coding sequence ATGCTTGAGGCTTTGCCGATAACATCGCCGCCACGCGCGAGCGAGGTCGTCATGCCAGAAATCACGGAGGTATTTGAAGCAGTCGACGACAAGGGTGTCGTCGTCGACGTACTGTGGTCGGCAGCCTATGCAGAATTGAAAGCGCTCGCGCATCTGCGCATTCGCGATAGCGGATCGGTGCGCGTGATCGACACTACGGCGTTGGTGCACGAATCCTGGCTCAAACTTTCCTCCGCACGTTATTTGAAAGTCGACAATCGCTATCAATTCTTCTCCTATGCATCCAAGGTGATGCGCTCGGTGGTGGTGGATATAGCCAAGGAGCAGCAGCGGCTCAAGCGTGGCCACGGCGCATTGCATCTGGCGCTGGATCAGCTGGGGCTGGATGCGGCAGGACTGGCATCACTTGATGGCAGTGCAGATGCCGTCGACCATTGCGAGCCACTGGACGTGGACGAAGCATTGCGCGCGCTGGAGAAATTTGAGCCGCGATTAGCGCACATGACCGAGATGCGTTATTTCGGCGGCTTGAGCGAGAACGAGATCGGCGAGGTGCTCGGGATTTCGCCACGCACGGTACGGCGCGATTGGGAAAAGGCGCGCCTGCTGCTACGCGATCTGCTGGCCGGGTAG
- the hemW gene encoding radical SAM family heme chaperone HemW yields the protein MFTPPPLALYIHIPWCVRKCPYCDFNSHNAPAAIPQREYVDALLADLDQDLALVAGREVVSIFFGGGTPSLFSAENIARILDGVGARLVLQPGLEITLETNPGAVEHDSFGGYRRAGVNRISFGVQSFDDAALKRIGRIHDAAQAETAIKSAQDAGISNLNLDLMYALPEQTLAQALLDVEKGILLQTPHFSHYQLTLEPNTVFAAKPPPLPDHDSAWDMQEACQARLAEAGFAHYEVSAYAKPEQECRHNQNYWRFGDYLGIGAGAHGKLSQADGEIRRRWKVKHPVAYLRHAATPQRLGGDDIVAADQLPFEFMLNALRLTGGFALSEFTAHTGLPLTTIQSQLDDASTRGWLTVENDWLRPTELGQRFLNDVMQLFLRE from the coding sequence ATGTTCACCCCGCCGCCGCTGGCGCTGTACATCCATATTCCGTGGTGCGTGCGCAAATGCCCGTACTGCGATTTCAATTCGCATAACGCGCCAGCGGCGATTCCGCAGCGCGAATACGTCGATGCACTGCTCGCCGATCTCGATCAGGATTTGGCGCTGGTCGCCGGGCGCGAAGTGGTCAGCATCTTTTTTGGCGGCGGCACGCCGAGCCTGTTTTCGGCGGAAAATATCGCACGCATTCTGGATGGCGTCGGCGCACGATTGGTGCTGCAACCGGGCCTGGAAATTACACTCGAAACCAATCCCGGCGCGGTCGAGCACGACAGCTTCGGCGGCTATCGCCGCGCTGGCGTGAATCGCATCAGTTTCGGCGTGCAGAGTTTCGACGATGCCGCGCTGAAACGCATCGGCCGCATCCACGATGCCGCACAAGCCGAAACCGCGATCAAGTCGGCGCAGGATGCAGGCATCAGCAACCTCAATCTGGATCTCATGTACGCGTTGCCCGAGCAGACGTTGGCGCAGGCGCTGCTGGATGTGGAAAAAGGGATTTTGTTGCAAACGCCGCATTTTTCACATTATCAACTCACCTTGGAACCGAACACCGTGTTCGCCGCCAAACCGCCGCCGCTACCCGACCACGACAGCGCGTGGGACATGCAGGAAGCCTGTCAGGCGCGCCTTGCCGAAGCGGGTTTCGCGCACTACGAAGTTTCGGCTTACGCCAAGCCCGAACAGGAATGCCGGCATAATCAAAACTACTGGCGCTTCGGCGATTACCTCGGCATCGGCGCGGGCGCGCACGGCAAGCTCAGCCAAGCCGATGGCGAAATCCGGCGACGCTGGAAGGTCAAACATCCGGTCGCTTATCTGCGTCACGCCGCCACGCCGCAGCGGCTTGGTGGCGACGATATCGTGGCCGCCGATCAGCTACCGTTCGAGTTCATGTTGAACGCGCTGCGTCTAACCGGTGGATTCGCGCTGAGCGAATTCACCGCACACACCGGCCTGCCGCTGACGACGATCCAAAGCCAGCTCGACGACGCCAGCACGCGCGGCTGGCTGACGGTCGAAAACGATTGGCTGCGCCCGACCGAACTCGGCCAGCGATTTCTCAACGACGTCATGCAATTATTTCTGCGGGAGTGA